A portion of the Thunnus maccoyii chromosome 20, fThuMac1.1, whole genome shotgun sequence genome contains these proteins:
- the med24 gene encoding mediator of RNA polymerase II transcription subunit 24 isoform X2, which produces MKVVNLKQAILQAWKERWTDYQWAINIKKNFPKGATWDYLNLAEALMEQAMIGPSPNPLILSYLKYAISSQMVSYSSVLTAISKFDDFSRELCVKSLLEMMDMFCHRLSCHGKAEECIGLCRALLGVVVWLLQGCAWYCERLRELGLSTSTEAILRACQERLHILMCSTKNRALVHIARLEEQGSWSNVEQAILKVTDGLSSVPNQTLRTKLEESVSLVKGIPLMLSVQCDPQVHASFPSVHAFIMLEGTMNLTGETQPLVEQLMMIKRMQQIPAPIFVLEIWKACFTGLIESPEGTEELKWTAFTFLKIPQVLLRLKKYPQGDKGQDFMEDVNIAFQYLLKLTPLLDKADQRCNCDCLGMLLQECNKLGLLSDSNTASLTSKREFAPRLKTAENANIQPNPGLILRAEPTVTNILKTVDADHSKSPEGLLGVLGHMLSGKSLDLLLAAAAATGKLKSFARKFIKLNEFPKHISGEGSKSASIRALLFDISFLMLCHVVQTYGSEVILSDPSPSGETPFFETWLQTCMPEEGKTLNPDHPCFRPEPGKVESLVTLLNNSSEMKLVQVKWHEICLSTPAAILEVLNAWENGVLSVEAVQKITDNIKGKVCSMAICAVAWLVAHVRMLGRDEREKPQTMIRQLVTPLYGENTLQFYNERVIIMSSIMEHMCADVFQQTAATLRPPVEGQEPIPYRNLLPAKEPIHTALSKQFQTVLRKGWVDSRALHLFESLLNMGGVFWFTNNLVKELLKETRQEWANRVVELLYSIFCLDTQQITLTLLGTILPNLLTDSAHWHSLADPPGKALAKLSVWCALSSYSSHHKGLFSAHQRKRQREDIEDYSSLFPLDDTQPSKLMRLLSSNEDEPVALSSPGDRSMSSSLSASQLHTVNMRDPLNRVLANLFLLISSIVGSKMAGPHTQFVQSFMEECVDCLEQGSRGSILQFMPFTMVSELVKLPALAKPKVVLAITDLTLPLGRRVAAKAISAL; this is translated from the exons ATGAAGGTGGTCAATTTGAAACAAGCCATTCTGCAGGCATGGAAGGAGCGTTGGACTGACTACCAGTGGGCAATTAATATCAAGAAAAACTTTCCAAAGGGAGCAACATGGGACTATCTTAACCTTGCAG AGGCCCTGATGGAGCAGGCGATGATTGGCCCCTCTCCTAACCCCCTTATTTTGTCATACCTCAAATATGCCATAAGTTCTCAG ATGGTGTCTTATTCCAGTGTACTCACAGCTATCAGCAAG TTTGATGATTTTTCTCGGGAGCTGTGCGTCAAGTCACTGTTGGAGATGATGGATATGTTCTGCCATCGTCTCAG CTGTCACGGGAAAGCAGAGGAATGCATTGGGCTGTGTCGGGCTCTGCTTGGGGTGGTGGTGTGGCTACTGCAGGGCTGTGCCTGGTACTGTGAGAGGCTGAGGGAACTGGGCCTATCAACCAGCACAGAGGCCATTCTGAGAGCCTGTCAGGAGAGGCTACACATTCTGATGTGCAGCACCAAGAACAGAGCCCTCGTACACATCGCTCGCCTGGAGGAACAAG GTTCCTGGAGTAATGTGGAGCAAGCAATACTTAAAGTGACAGATGGCCTCAGCAGTGTACCTAACCAGACACTGAGGACTAAATTAGAGGAGAGCGTGTCACTGGTAAAAGG TATTCCCCTGATGCTGTCTGTGCAGTGTGACCCTCAAGTCCACGCCTCCTTCCCATCAGTCCATGCCTTCATAATGCTGGAAGGGACCATGAATTTGACAGGGGAGACACAGCCACTGGTGGAGCAGCTGATGATGATCAAAAGAATGCAG CAAATCCCTGCTCCTATTTTTGTGTTGGAGATATGGAAGGCCTGCTTCACTGGCCTCATTGAGTCACCAGAGGGCACAGAGGAGCTCAAATGGACTGCCTTCACATTCCTCAAA ATCCCACAAGTTCTACTCCGACTAAAGAAGTATCCTCAGGGTGACAAAGGACAG GACTTCATGGAGGATGTGAATATTGCATTTCAGTACTTACTCAAGCTCACACCACTGCTGGACAAAGCTGATCAAAGGTGCAA CTGCGACTGCCTCGGCATGCTGCTACAGGAGTGCAACAAGCTTGGCCTGCTGTCTGATTCAAACACAGCCAGCCTCACATCGAAACG GGAGTTCGCCCCAAGGCTAAAGACAGCAGAAAATGCCAACATCCAGCCTAACCCTGGTCTCATCCTGAGAGCTGAGCCTACTGTCACCAATATCCTCAAG ACAGTAGATGCTGACCACTCTAAGTCTCCTGAGGGCCTTCTCGGGGTCCTCGGGCACATGTTGTCTGGAAAGAGCCTTGATCTgcttctggcagcagcagctgccaCTGGGAAACTCAAATCATTTGCCCGAAAGTTCATTAA gctTAATGAGTTTCCCAAGCACATCAGCGGCGAAGGAT ccAAATCTGCATCAATACGGGCCCTGCTCTTCGACATCTCCTTCCTCATGCTTTGCCATGTGGTCCAGACATATGGCTCTGAG GTGATCCTGTCAGACCCCAGTCCTTCAGGGGAGACGCCCTTCTTTGAAACATGGCTACAGACATGTATGCCGGAAGAGGGCAAGACCCTGAACCCAGACCACCCCTGCTTCAGACCCGAGCCTGGCAAAGTAGAAAGCCTGGTGACTCTGCTGAACAACTCCTCAGAGATGAAGCTAGT TCAGGTGAAATGGCATGAAATCTGTCTCAGCACTCCAGCGGCTATCTTGGAGGTCCTGAATGCGTGGGAGAATGGTGTGCTATCTGTGGAGGCAGTACAG AAGATCACTGACAACATCAAGGGGAAGGTGTGCAGTATGGCGATCTGCGCCGTGGCCTGGCTGGTGGCCCACGTCAGGATGCTGGGGCGGGATGAGAGGGAGAAGCCCCAGACTATGATCCGACAACTTGTGACCCCGCTGTATGGGGAGAACACTCTGCAGTTTTACAATGAACG CGTGATAATCATGAGTTCCATCATGGAGCACATGTGTGCCGACGTCTTCCAACAAACGGCTGCGACTCTGCGTCCCCCAGTTGAGGGCCAGGAGCCAATCCCGTACCGCAACCTGCTGCCCGCCAAGGAACCCATCCACACGGCTCTCAGCAAGCAGTTCCAGACGGTGCTGCGCAAAGGCTGGGTGGACAGTCGAGCTCTGCACTTGTTTGAGAGTCTTCTCAACATGGGAGGGGTCTTTTGGTTCACTAACAATTTGGTCAAG GAGCTGCTGAAGGAGACTCGACAGGAGTGGGCCAATCGGGTGGTGGAGTTACTCTACAGTATCTTCTGCCTGGACACTCAGCAGATCACCCTCACATTGCTGGGTACCATACTGCCCAACCTGCTCACAGACTCCGCCCACTGGCACAGTCTGGCAGACCCACCTGGCAAAGCACTGGCCAA GTTGTCTGTCTGGTGTGCACTCAGCTCTTACTCCTCTCACCATAAAGGCTTGTTCTCAGCTCATCAACGCAAAAGGCAGCGAGAAGATATCGAG GACTACAGCAGCCTCTTTCCCTTGGATGACACTCAACCCTCTAAACTCATGCGTCTGCTCAGCTCCAATGAGGATGAACCCGTAGCCCTTTCCAGTCCAG GAGACCGATCGATGAGCagctccctctctgcctcccaGCTTCACACTGTCAACATGAGGGACCCTCTCAACCGAGTCCTGG CCAACCTGTTTCTCCTCATTTCCTCCATCGTTGGCTCCAAGATGGCAGGACCTCACACTCAGTTCGTACAGAGCTTCATGGAGGAGTGCGTCGACTGCCTGGAACAGGGTAGTCGCGGAAGCATCCTGCAGTTCATGCCCTTTACAATG GTCTCTGAGCTGGTGAAGCTGCCCGCTTTGGCCAAACCTAAAGTCGTCCTGGCCATCACTGACCTGACTCTGCCGCTGGGGAGGAGAGTAGCTGCCAAAGCCATCTCTGCCTTGTAA
- the med24 gene encoding mediator of RNA polymerase II transcription subunit 24 isoform X1, translating into MKVVNLKQAILQAWKERWTDYQWAINIKKNFPKGATWDYLNLAEALMEQAMIGPSPNPLILSYLKYAISSQMVSYSSVLTAISKFDDFSRELCVKSLLEMMDMFCHRLSCHGKAEECIGLCRALLGVVVWLLQGCAWYCERLRELGLSTSTEAILRACQERLHILMCSTKNRALVHIARLEEQGSWSNVEQAILKVTDGLSSVPNQTLRTKLEESVSLVKGIPLMLSVQCDPQVHASFPSVHAFIMLEGTMNLTGETQPLVEQLMMIKRMQQIPAPIFVLEIWKACFTGLIESPEGTEELKWTAFTFLKIPQVLLRLKKYPQGDKGQDFMEDVNIAFQYLLKLTPLLDKADQRCNCDCLGMLLQECNKLGLLSDSNTASLTSKRTEDREFAPRLKTAENANIQPNPGLILRAEPTVTNILKTVDADHSKSPEGLLGVLGHMLSGKSLDLLLAAAAATGKLKSFARKFIKLNEFPKHISGEGSKSASIRALLFDISFLMLCHVVQTYGSEVILSDPSPSGETPFFETWLQTCMPEEGKTLNPDHPCFRPEPGKVESLVTLLNNSSEMKLVQVKWHEICLSTPAAILEVLNAWENGVLSVEAVQKITDNIKGKVCSMAICAVAWLVAHVRMLGRDEREKPQTMIRQLVTPLYGENTLQFYNERVIIMSSIMEHMCADVFQQTAATLRPPVEGQEPIPYRNLLPAKEPIHTALSKQFQTVLRKGWVDSRALHLFESLLNMGGVFWFTNNLVKELLKETRQEWANRVVELLYSIFCLDTQQITLTLLGTILPNLLTDSAHWHSLADPPGKALAKLSVWCALSSYSSHHKGLFSAHQRKRQREDIEDYSSLFPLDDTQPSKLMRLLSSNEDEPVALSSPGDRSMSSSLSASQLHTVNMRDPLNRVLANLFLLISSIVGSKMAGPHTQFVQSFMEECVDCLEQGSRGSILQFMPFTMVSELVKLPALAKPKVVLAITDLTLPLGRRVAAKAISAL; encoded by the exons ATGAAGGTGGTCAATTTGAAACAAGCCATTCTGCAGGCATGGAAGGAGCGTTGGACTGACTACCAGTGGGCAATTAATATCAAGAAAAACTTTCCAAAGGGAGCAACATGGGACTATCTTAACCTTGCAG AGGCCCTGATGGAGCAGGCGATGATTGGCCCCTCTCCTAACCCCCTTATTTTGTCATACCTCAAATATGCCATAAGTTCTCAG ATGGTGTCTTATTCCAGTGTACTCACAGCTATCAGCAAG TTTGATGATTTTTCTCGGGAGCTGTGCGTCAAGTCACTGTTGGAGATGATGGATATGTTCTGCCATCGTCTCAG CTGTCACGGGAAAGCAGAGGAATGCATTGGGCTGTGTCGGGCTCTGCTTGGGGTGGTGGTGTGGCTACTGCAGGGCTGTGCCTGGTACTGTGAGAGGCTGAGGGAACTGGGCCTATCAACCAGCACAGAGGCCATTCTGAGAGCCTGTCAGGAGAGGCTACACATTCTGATGTGCAGCACCAAGAACAGAGCCCTCGTACACATCGCTCGCCTGGAGGAACAAG GTTCCTGGAGTAATGTGGAGCAAGCAATACTTAAAGTGACAGATGGCCTCAGCAGTGTACCTAACCAGACACTGAGGACTAAATTAGAGGAGAGCGTGTCACTGGTAAAAGG TATTCCCCTGATGCTGTCTGTGCAGTGTGACCCTCAAGTCCACGCCTCCTTCCCATCAGTCCATGCCTTCATAATGCTGGAAGGGACCATGAATTTGACAGGGGAGACACAGCCACTGGTGGAGCAGCTGATGATGATCAAAAGAATGCAG CAAATCCCTGCTCCTATTTTTGTGTTGGAGATATGGAAGGCCTGCTTCACTGGCCTCATTGAGTCACCAGAGGGCACAGAGGAGCTCAAATGGACTGCCTTCACATTCCTCAAA ATCCCACAAGTTCTACTCCGACTAAAGAAGTATCCTCAGGGTGACAAAGGACAG GACTTCATGGAGGATGTGAATATTGCATTTCAGTACTTACTCAAGCTCACACCACTGCTGGACAAAGCTGATCAAAGGTGCAA CTGCGACTGCCTCGGCATGCTGCTACAGGAGTGCAACAAGCTTGGCCTGCTGTCTGATTCAAACACAGCCAGCCTCACATCGAAACG GACCGAGGACAGGGAGTTCGCCCCAAGGCTAAAGACAGCAGAAAATGCCAACATCCAGCCTAACCCTGGTCTCATCCTGAGAGCTGAGCCTACTGTCACCAATATCCTCAAG ACAGTAGATGCTGACCACTCTAAGTCTCCTGAGGGCCTTCTCGGGGTCCTCGGGCACATGTTGTCTGGAAAGAGCCTTGATCTgcttctggcagcagcagctgccaCTGGGAAACTCAAATCATTTGCCCGAAAGTTCATTAA gctTAATGAGTTTCCCAAGCACATCAGCGGCGAAGGAT ccAAATCTGCATCAATACGGGCCCTGCTCTTCGACATCTCCTTCCTCATGCTTTGCCATGTGGTCCAGACATATGGCTCTGAG GTGATCCTGTCAGACCCCAGTCCTTCAGGGGAGACGCCCTTCTTTGAAACATGGCTACAGACATGTATGCCGGAAGAGGGCAAGACCCTGAACCCAGACCACCCCTGCTTCAGACCCGAGCCTGGCAAAGTAGAAAGCCTGGTGACTCTGCTGAACAACTCCTCAGAGATGAAGCTAGT TCAGGTGAAATGGCATGAAATCTGTCTCAGCACTCCAGCGGCTATCTTGGAGGTCCTGAATGCGTGGGAGAATGGTGTGCTATCTGTGGAGGCAGTACAG AAGATCACTGACAACATCAAGGGGAAGGTGTGCAGTATGGCGATCTGCGCCGTGGCCTGGCTGGTGGCCCACGTCAGGATGCTGGGGCGGGATGAGAGGGAGAAGCCCCAGACTATGATCCGACAACTTGTGACCCCGCTGTATGGGGAGAACACTCTGCAGTTTTACAATGAACG CGTGATAATCATGAGTTCCATCATGGAGCACATGTGTGCCGACGTCTTCCAACAAACGGCTGCGACTCTGCGTCCCCCAGTTGAGGGCCAGGAGCCAATCCCGTACCGCAACCTGCTGCCCGCCAAGGAACCCATCCACACGGCTCTCAGCAAGCAGTTCCAGACGGTGCTGCGCAAAGGCTGGGTGGACAGTCGAGCTCTGCACTTGTTTGAGAGTCTTCTCAACATGGGAGGGGTCTTTTGGTTCACTAACAATTTGGTCAAG GAGCTGCTGAAGGAGACTCGACAGGAGTGGGCCAATCGGGTGGTGGAGTTACTCTACAGTATCTTCTGCCTGGACACTCAGCAGATCACCCTCACATTGCTGGGTACCATACTGCCCAACCTGCTCACAGACTCCGCCCACTGGCACAGTCTGGCAGACCCACCTGGCAAAGCACTGGCCAA GTTGTCTGTCTGGTGTGCACTCAGCTCTTACTCCTCTCACCATAAAGGCTTGTTCTCAGCTCATCAACGCAAAAGGCAGCGAGAAGATATCGAG GACTACAGCAGCCTCTTTCCCTTGGATGACACTCAACCCTCTAAACTCATGCGTCTGCTCAGCTCCAATGAGGATGAACCCGTAGCCCTTTCCAGTCCAG GAGACCGATCGATGAGCagctccctctctgcctcccaGCTTCACACTGTCAACATGAGGGACCCTCTCAACCGAGTCCTGG CCAACCTGTTTCTCCTCATTTCCTCCATCGTTGGCTCCAAGATGGCAGGACCTCACACTCAGTTCGTACAGAGCTTCATGGAGGAGTGCGTCGACTGCCTGGAACAGGGTAGTCGCGGAAGCATCCTGCAGTTCATGCCCTTTACAATG GTCTCTGAGCTGGTGAAGCTGCCCGCTTTGGCCAAACCTAAAGTCGTCCTGGCCATCACTGACCTGACTCTGCCGCTGGGGAGGAGAGTAGCTGCCAAAGCCATCTCTGCCTTGTAA
- the csf3a gene encoding colony stimulating factor 3 (granulocyte) a isoform X1 → MHILIVFAVLYYMTDLVCSAPLPELSDAQSTLVANLQFQEIVQRSRSLTEKILLSIPETHKSCIDIETLQLNSSDNAKLGIMATNIGIPSVPVLKVVSEKFSLETSLRRMSEGLQLHRDMLSSVSPRLGKTDKVTELTADIRDLGIQINKMLKMLPTETVVQPTSTPVALRLPGEYEVQVAAHLTLVQLQSFGQDMIRHLRSLDQSNEEETES, encoded by the exons TTTTCGCTGTCCTCTACTACATGACCGACCTCGTCTGCAGCGCTCCTCTGCCGGAGCTCTCCGACGCACAGAGCACACTTGTTGCGAATCTACAATTTCAGGAAATTGTGCAAAGAAGCCGCAGTTTAACAGAAAAGATCCTGCTCTCCATTCCCGAGACGCACAAATCCTGCATTGACATAGAG ACTCTGCAACTCAATTCCTCAGATAATGCAAAGCTTGGGATAATGGCAACCAACATTGGCATCCCGTCTGTTCCTGTACTCAAAGTTGTGTCAGAAAAATTCTCTTTG GAGACCAGTTTGAGACGGATGTCTGAGGGTCTTCAGTTGCACCGCGACATGCTGAGCTCGGTCTCCCCTCGGCTGGGGAAAACAGACAAAGTGACTGAATTAACAGCTGACATCAGAGACCTTGGCATTCAGATCAACAAG ATGCTGAAAATGCTCCCAACAGAGACTGTGGTGCAGCCAACTTCGACCCCTGTGGCCTTACGTCTGCCAGGGGAGTATGAGGTTCAGGTGGCAGCACACCTGACTCTGGTGCAGCTGCAGTCCTTTGGGCAGGACATGATCCGCCACCTCAGGAGTCTGGACCAGAGCAATGAAGAAGAGACGGAGAGCTAA
- the csf3a gene encoding colony stimulating factor 3 (granulocyte) a isoform X2 yields the protein MTDLVCSAPLPELSDAQSTLVANLQFQEIVQRSRSLTEKILLSIPETHKSCIDIETLQLNSSDNAKLGIMATNIGIPSVPVLKVVSEKFSLETSLRRMSEGLQLHRDMLSSVSPRLGKTDKVTELTADIRDLGIQINKMLKMLPTETVVQPTSTPVALRLPGEYEVQVAAHLTLVQLQSFGQDMIRHLRSLDQSNEEETES from the exons ATGACCGACCTCGTCTGCAGCGCTCCTCTGCCGGAGCTCTCCGACGCACAGAGCACACTTGTTGCGAATCTACAATTTCAGGAAATTGTGCAAAGAAGCCGCAGTTTAACAGAAAAGATCCTGCTCTCCATTCCCGAGACGCACAAATCCTGCATTGACATAGAG ACTCTGCAACTCAATTCCTCAGATAATGCAAAGCTTGGGATAATGGCAACCAACATTGGCATCCCGTCTGTTCCTGTACTCAAAGTTGTGTCAGAAAAATTCTCTTTG GAGACCAGTTTGAGACGGATGTCTGAGGGTCTTCAGTTGCACCGCGACATGCTGAGCTCGGTCTCCCCTCGGCTGGGGAAAACAGACAAAGTGACTGAATTAACAGCTGACATCAGAGACCTTGGCATTCAGATCAACAAG ATGCTGAAAATGCTCCCAACAGAGACTGTGGTGCAGCCAACTTCGACCCCTGTGGCCTTACGTCTGCCAGGGGAGTATGAGGTTCAGGTGGCAGCACACCTGACTCTGGTGCAGCTGCAGTCCTTTGGGCAGGACATGATCCGCCACCTCAGGAGTCTGGACCAGAGCAATGAAGAAGAGACGGAGAGCTAA